A single region of the Glycine max cultivar Williams 82 chromosome 20, Glycine_max_v4.0, whole genome shotgun sequence genome encodes:
- the LOC100809879 gene encoding uncharacterized protein: protein MEEMRLTAYESSKLYKEKVKKYNDKTLLKKDFQLGQQVLLFNSRLKLFPGKLKSKWYEPFTIKKVRQYVAVELCDPQSKDPDRTWVVNGQRLKQYHGGAMERLNTVLRLDPG from the coding sequence ATGGAAGAGATGAGATTGACTGCTTATGAATCTTCAAAGTTGTATAAAGAAAAGGTTAAAAAGTATAATGACAAAACGTTGCTCAAGAAGGACTTTCAGCTAGGACAACAGGTGTTGCTTTTCAACTCAAGACTTAAATTGTTCCCTGGAAAGCTTAAATCAAAGTGGTATGAACCATTTACTATCAAGAAAGTTCGACAATATGTAGCAGTGGAGCTTTGTGATCCTCAATCTAAAGATCCTGACAGGACATGGGTAGTGAACGGACAAAGGTTGAAACAATACCATGGTGGAGCTATGGAAAGATTGAACACTGTTCTTCGCTTGGATCCTGGATAA